From Callospermophilus lateralis isolate mCalLat2 chromosome 5, mCalLat2.hap1, whole genome shotgun sequence, a single genomic window includes:
- the LOC143399082 gene encoding olfactory receptor 2Y1B-like, with the protein MGSFNTSFGEGFILVGFSDWPQLEPILFIYISLFYSLTLFGNTTIIILSRLDPRLHTPMYFFLCHLSFLDLCYTTSTVPQLLINLSGLDRTISYGGCVAQLFTYLSLAGTECVLLVVMAFDRYAAVCRPLHYTTIMNPLLCQSLAIAAWVGGFTNSLIQTSLMMAMPLCGLHYLNHFFCEMLVLQKLACEDTGGTEAKMFVARVIIIVVPAALILGSYALIAQAVLRIKSMAGRRKAFGTCGSHLFVVCLFYGSGMYTYLQPLGRYSESKGKFVALFYTVIIPMLNPLIYTLRNKDVKGALWKILGRGRNSG; encoded by the coding sequence ATGGGAAGTTTCAACACCAGTTTTGGAGAGGGCTTCATTTTGGTGGGCTTCTCCGATTGGCCTCAACTGGAACCCATTCTTTTTATCTATATTTCACTTTTCTACTCCCTAACCCTTTTTGGCAACACCACCATCATCATTCTCTCACGACTGGACCCTCGACTGCACacgcccatgtacttcttcctgtgCCACCTCTCCTTCCTGGACCTCTGCTATAccaccagcactgtgccccagctgCTGATCAATCTTTCTGGACTCGACAGGACCATCAGCTATGGAGGGTGTGTAGCCCAGCTCTTCACCTACCTCTCTCTGGCTGGAACTGAGTGTGTGCTCCTGGTGGTGATGGCCTTTGACCGCTATGCTGCTGTGTGTCGTCCACTCCACTACACAACCATCATGAACCCCCTTCTCTGCCAGTCCCTGGCTATTGCTGCCTGGGTGGGAGGCTTCACAAACTCTCTGATTCAGACAAGCCTCATGATGGCCATGCCTCTCTGTGGCCTCCATTACCTGAACCACTTCTTCTGTGAGATGCTTGTACTCCAGAAGTTGGCTTGTGAGGACACAGGAGGCACAGAGGCCAAGATGTTTGTGGCCCGAGTCATAATCATTGTTGTTCCTGCAGCACTGATTCTAGGCTCCTATGCACTCATTGCTcaggcagtgctgaggatcaagtcaATGGCTGGACGCAGAAAGGCTTTTGGGACCTGTGGGTCccatctctttgtggtttgtctgTTTTATGGCTCAGGCATGTACACATACCTTCAACCTCTGGGCAGGTACTCTGAGAGTAAGGGAAAGTTTGTTGCCCTTTTTTATACTGTAATCATCCCCATGCTCAATCCTCTGATCTATACCCTAAGGAACAAGGATGTGAAGGGAGCTCTGTGGAAGATACTGGGGAGAGGCAGAAACTCaggataa